In Leptospira sp. WS58.C1, a single genomic region encodes these proteins:
- a CDS encoding questin oxidase family protein — MDDEETLEKVLVFLEPFGPDLKNGLSNHAPMACEALLTMGKKDSIFPWLERYGNQFIEKKKPRNKIYGGDWKTFLGIPDTYPEWEIFFNTELEGGSWQNTLSEWAVKLAPGICADATHGVIRTGHAVRSLSRKETKRKKRELASGLAVWASAYLELPTSFDSLLGLQPEDAIQKVDFIPEESKNFSGTIVSSLQVLGEYENFAPVIGYLNVSDEPEEIISGLSEVFSRVVLNNVEDTLSAIVFIHSVTSVSALRSILPFLNEYEKKSVLRYSWQSGAALFSTFGKRSDLKLPEKSENESRQEMIERAIEHGDEHAIKFTEVCLKEYEYNPSPAYYAAARLVRKYLEPLPQ; from the coding sequence ATGGATGATGAGGAAACCCTGGAAAAAGTTTTGGTATTTTTGGAACCTTTCGGTCCCGATCTGAAAAACGGATTAAGTAATCATGCTCCCATGGCCTGTGAGGCATTACTCACCATGGGGAAAAAAGACAGTATCTTTCCTTGGTTGGAAAGATATGGAAATCAGTTCATTGAGAAAAAGAAACCTAGGAACAAAATTTACGGCGGAGACTGGAAAACATTTTTAGGGATTCCTGATACTTATCCGGAATGGGAAATATTTTTTAATACTGAGTTAGAGGGAGGTTCTTGGCAGAATACTCTCTCCGAATGGGCAGTCAAACTTGCTCCGGGGATCTGTGCCGATGCTACTCATGGGGTGATCCGTACCGGACATGCGGTCCGAAGTCTTTCTAGAAAGGAAACTAAACGTAAAAAGAGGGAACTCGCTTCCGGCTTGGCAGTTTGGGCTTCTGCTTATTTGGAATTGCCTACTTCTTTCGATTCTTTACTGGGTTTACAACCGGAAGACGCCATCCAAAAGGTGGATTTTATTCCCGAGGAATCCAAAAATTTTTCAGGTACGATCGTTTCTTCCCTACAAGTATTGGGAGAATACGAAAATTTTGCACCGGTGATCGGATATTTGAATGTGTCGGACGAACCGGAAGAAATTATCTCCGGTTTGTCGGAAGTTTTTTCTAGAGTAGTCTTGAATAATGTAGAGGATACACTTTCAGCGATCGTTTTTATCCATTCAGTCACAAGTGTGTCGGCTCTTAGAAGTATATTACCGTTTTTGAATGAATACGAAAAGAAATCGGTTTTAAGATATTCCTGGCAATCCGGGGCGGCGTTGTTTTCTACATTCGGTAAAAGATCGGATCTGAAACTGCCTGAAAAATCGGAGAATGAATCCAGGCAAGAGATGATAGAAAGAGCTATAGAACATGGAGACGAACATGCGATCAAATTTACGGAAGTATGTCTGAAAGAATACGAATATAATCCTTCTCCCGCATACTATGCCGCTGCCCGTTTGGTTCGAAAATATCTGGAACCGTTACCTCAATAG
- a CDS encoding sensor histidine kinase, with protein MKSKHNVFIFIPSLIGLLVLLGWLLDIEILKRPRASMVAMNPMSAFSFVLIGLALYLNLNLPDLKTSRNIIRFIALFVIFVGVSKLYSIASGFDLGMDNILFSDKIAKDIVKGVPNRMAPNTAFDFVVLGSAVFLSSYRKDLLNSISNYLCILVLLVGLFSFIGYLYQVQEFYGILSYIPMAIHTAVSFILLAFSLLLINGQFGFMKVFTSKTSGGILARVLIPFLIVIPVLFGYFRIYLNKLNPVSLELGVGFLMTGIILTFFVLVWFVANQLEKSDKARTEAERKLSELNHELEKLVNSRTMDLFKSENRFRTIIEQFPYPVLTYNPEGICTGANYAWEEMWNTRRDVLVDYNILKDPLIKEAGFFPFVEKAFGGMPAISEPFSYDPKLIGSSGRHRWLQMLLYPVKNSAGNILEVIVVHQDITASKEAENEIRLLNNELEERVKIRTEQLVLANQELESFSYSISHDLRAPIRGISGFTQILMEDYGVNFDAEGKRIIGKILENAKQMGQLVDDLLEFSRLGRTELAEREIPMKDLAVAVYNELINLESNREIRFEIEDIPNIRADQPAVRQLWVNLISNAIKYTKKIELPIIRVGSLGSNGETVFYVKDNGAGFNMQYYHKLFGVFQRLHSNADFEGTGVGLAIVKRIASRHGGRVWAESKEGEGATFYFTLPGQVPKLK; from the coding sequence TTGAAAAGTAAGCATAACGTATTCATTTTTATTCCTTCTTTGATAGGACTTTTGGTCCTTCTCGGTTGGCTATTGGATATCGAGATCCTGAAACGACCCAGGGCTTCCATGGTCGCAATGAATCCAATGTCTGCATTTTCTTTCGTTCTGATCGGACTTGCACTTTATCTCAATTTAAATCTGCCTGATCTAAAAACGTCGCGCAACATTATACGTTTTATAGCGTTATTTGTCATTTTTGTCGGCGTTTCTAAATTGTATTCGATCGCAAGCGGATTCGATTTGGGAATGGATAACATTCTTTTTTCGGATAAGATAGCAAAGGATATCGTAAAAGGTGTTCCGAACCGAATGGCGCCGAATACCGCTTTCGATTTTGTTGTGCTTGGATCCGCCGTTTTTTTAAGTTCTTATCGTAAGGACCTATTAAACTCAATTTCCAATTATCTATGTATTTTGGTCCTTCTGGTCGGACTTTTCTCCTTCATCGGTTACTTGTATCAGGTTCAGGAATTTTACGGAATTCTTTCGTATATTCCTATGGCTATTCATACAGCCGTTAGTTTTATTCTACTCGCCTTCTCCCTTCTATTGATCAACGGACAGTTCGGATTTATGAAGGTTTTTACTAGCAAAACTTCAGGGGGGATTTTAGCGCGGGTTTTAATTCCGTTCCTGATCGTTATTCCGGTTCTATTCGGTTATTTCCGCATCTATTTGAATAAATTGAATCCTGTCAGTTTGGAACTGGGAGTAGGCTTCTTGATGACCGGGATCATACTCACTTTTTTCGTTTTGGTTTGGTTCGTCGCCAATCAATTGGAAAAATCGGATAAAGCAAGGACGGAAGCTGAGAGAAAATTATCGGAATTGAATCATGAATTAGAGAAGTTGGTGAATTCCAGGACCATGGATCTATTCAAAAGTGAGAATAGGTTTAGGACCATTATAGAACAATTCCCTTATCCTGTTTTGACATATAATCCGGAAGGGATTTGCACTGGAGCAAATTACGCCTGGGAAGAAATGTGGAATACCAGGCGAGATGTATTAGTAGATTATAATATATTAAAAGATCCACTGATAAAGGAAGCCGGATTTTTTCCTTTTGTTGAGAAGGCATTCGGAGGAATGCCGGCGATCTCCGAACCTTTTTCTTATGATCCTAAGTTAATCGGGAGTTCCGGAAGGCACCGTTGGTTGCAAATGCTCCTTTATCCCGTTAAAAACTCTGCAGGAAATATCTTAGAAGTGATTGTGGTCCATCAAGACATTACCGCTAGCAAAGAGGCGGAGAATGAGATCCGTTTATTGAATAACGAACTGGAAGAGAGAGTTAAAATTCGGACGGAACAATTGGTTTTGGCCAATCAAGAATTGGAGTCCTTTTCTTATTCCATCTCTCACGATTTAAGAGCGCCAATCCGAGGGATCAGCGGATTTACTCAGATCCTGATGGAAGATTACGGAGTGAATTTTGATGCGGAAGGGAAAAGAATTATCGGCAAAATTCTAGAAAATGCCAAGCAGATGGGGCAGTTAGTGGATGACCTGCTGGAGTTTTCCAGGTTGGGGAGAACGGAGCTTGCCGAAAGGGAAATTCCCATGAAGGACCTGGCTGTCGCAGTATATAATGAATTAATAAACTTAGAATCGAATAGAGAGATCCGATTCGAAATAGAAGATATTCCGAATATAAGGGCGGATCAACCTGCCGTTCGCCAACTTTGGGTGAACCTTATCTCGAATGCGATCAAGTATACTAAAAAAATCGAATTGCCCATTATCCGGGTAGGCTCATTGGGATCGAATGGAGAAACCGTTTTTTACGTTAAGGATAATGGTGCAGGCTTTAATATGCAATATTATCATAAACTTTTTGGGGTCTTTCAAAGATTACATTCCAATGCGGATTTTGAAGGCACAGGAGTAGGTCTTGCAATAGTAAAAAGGATCGCTTCTCGTCATGGTGGAAGGGTCTGGGCAGAATCAAAAGAAGGAGAAGGCGCTACCTTTTATTTCACTTTGCCCGGGCAGGTTCCAAAATTGAAGTGA
- a CDS encoding DUF1761 domain-containing protein: MLPVIPLNYLAILVGVLANIVIGFLWFGPIFGKVWAKEMGYENLQPDNKQMIKSMVIMIIGSFLTAYVLAHSLFVWKPSSWNLPGDGPAWMYGAYAAFYTWLGFYVPMLLSSVAWESRSWKLFFINAAYNLVSLAAIGLILAVWPA, translated from the coding sequence ATGCTACCGGTAATACCGCTAAATTATTTGGCAATTTTGGTCGGAGTTCTTGCAAACATAGTGATTGGATTCCTTTGGTTCGGCCCGATCTTCGGGAAGGTTTGGGCAAAAGAGATGGGTTATGAAAATTTACAACCCGATAATAAGCAGATGATCAAATCGATGGTCATCATGATCATAGGTTCTTTTCTGACCGCGTATGTTTTAGCTCATAGTTTATTTGTTTGGAAACCTTCTTCTTGGAATCTTCCTGGAGACGGACCTGCTTGGATGTACGGAGCCTATGCCGCATTCTATACTTGGCTAGGTTTTTATGTACCGATGCTTTTGAGTTCCGTAGCTTGGGAATCTAGATCCTGGAAATTGTTTTTTATCAATGCGGCGTATAATTTGGTTTCTTTAGCGGCTATAGGGCTAATTCTTGCGGTTTGGCCGGCTTAA
- a CDS encoding MBL fold metallo-hydrolase, which yields MNKRGSRSGFFSLLTAVVLLQNCLTASANIQDYKEHFIGNDPKDLSSEIPKGKVRAVFLGTSSILLDDGETQILTDGFFSRPSLFRTMFSKISSDEQEIKYVMLLAGINRLKGILVCHSHYDHSMDSPFIAKETGAKLYGSISTIQIGKGGGVPDEQLALFQPGKKIQIGKFKITVLNSKHTPPFKILGKTNAADPNRPDLTEVLSQPAKAEDYIEGGTYDFLVEHGKHSILIKGSTNYIENAWEGLKADVVFLGIAMLGKQEEGFRTKYYEETVVKTSPKMVIPVHWDNFFKPLSQPLEPNLSLGDDVKTGMEFIIRKTSQDGIQFKILRGFESILLF from the coding sequence ATGAACAAAAGAGGTTCCAGGTCCGGTTTTTTTAGTCTTTTGACTGCGGTCGTATTATTGCAAAACTGTCTGACTGCTTCAGCGAATATCCAGGACTATAAGGAACATTTTATAGGCAATGATCCAAAGGATCTTTCTTCCGAGATCCCTAAGGGAAAAGTAAGAGCGGTGTTCTTAGGGACCAGCTCCATCCTATTGGACGATGGAGAGACGCAGATCTTAACGGACGGATTTTTTTCTAGGCCTTCTCTTTTTCGTACGATGTTCTCTAAAATTTCGTCCGACGAACAAGAGATCAAATACGTTATGCTTCTTGCAGGTATAAACCGGTTAAAAGGGATCTTGGTATGTCACTCTCACTACGATCATTCTATGGATTCTCCTTTTATCGCGAAAGAGACCGGAGCAAAATTATACGGTTCTATTTCCACCATTCAAATCGGAAAAGGAGGAGGAGTCCCGGACGAACAGTTGGCTTTATTTCAACCGGGTAAAAAGATCCAGATCGGTAAGTTTAAGATCACCGTACTAAATTCGAAACATACTCCTCCTTTCAAAATTTTAGGAAAGACGAATGCTGCGGATCCGAACAGGCCGGATTTAACGGAAGTATTGTCTCAACCGGCTAAGGCGGAAGATTATATAGAAGGCGGGACTTACGATTTTTTAGTGGAACATGGAAAACATTCCATCTTGATCAAAGGGAGCACGAATTATATAGAGAATGCCTGGGAAGGACTGAAAGCCGATGTAGTATTTTTAGGGATCGCGATGTTAGGAAAGCAAGAAGAAGGATTTAGGACCAAATATTACGAAGAAACAGTTGTTAAAACTTCTCCCAAGATGGTGATTCCCGTACATTGGGATAACTTTTTTAAACCCTTAAGTCAACCTTTGGAGCCTAACCTTAGTTTAGGAGATGATGTAAAAACCGGAATGGAATTCATAATACGGAAAACGTCTCAGGACGGGATCCAATTTAAGATCCTAAGAGGTTTCGAAAGTATTCTGTTATTTTAA
- a CDS encoding ion channel — MGRLAITSDPQLSDRSVRIYQSIVTTIATVGYGDITPSTDIQRIYTIFVIMLGAGVYATVIGNIASILENIDLAKASQMKKMTQVDSFLKARIKRFY; from the coding sequence ATGGGTCGTCTTGCGATCACAAGTGATCCGCAATTATCAGACCGGTCAGTCCGAATATATCAGAGCATTGTTACTACTATCGCCACGGTGGGATACGGTGATATCACACCCTCTACGGACATACAAAGAATATATACGATATTTGTTATTATGTTAGGCGCAGGCGTGTATGCAACCGTTATCGGTAATATAGCAAGTATATTAGAAAATATTGATCTAGCTAAAGCGTCCCAAATGAAAAAAATGACCCAAGTGGACTCTTTTCTGAAAGCAAGGATAAAACGGTTTTACTGA
- a CDS encoding methylated-DNA--[protein]-cysteine S-methyltransferase — translation MKGQQNTDFDRISEAIFYLRKNFKIQPSLEDVANKLRLSPHHFQRMFTDWAGVSPKKFLQYTTLEYAKGLLKKNGSSLLDAALDSGLSGTGRLHDLFINIEGMTPGEYKNGGKDLSINYSYAECPFGKILVASTPKGICYISFFENEKRVFQELKSLFPNATYHQTVDMIQQNALFIFTHDWSQLGKIKLHLKGTDFQLKVWETLLKIPMGKLSTYGQLGEQIGNPKATRAIGTAIGNNPVAFLIPCHRVIRSSGEFGEYHWGDSRKVAMIGWEAAKTDMINRNDL, via the coding sequence ATGAAAGGACAACAAAACACTGACTTCGACAGGATCTCGGAAGCGATCTTTTATCTACGTAAGAATTTTAAAATACAACCGAGCCTGGAAGATGTGGCAAACAAACTAAGGCTTAGCCCTCATCATTTCCAAAGAATGTTCACCGACTGGGCCGGAGTAAGTCCGAAAAAGTTTTTACAATATACTACTTTGGAATACGCGAAAGGATTATTGAAGAAGAACGGTTCCTCCCTATTGGATGCCGCCTTGGACTCGGGACTTTCCGGAACAGGAAGATTACACGATCTGTTTATCAATATCGAAGGAATGACCCCGGGAGAATATAAGAACGGAGGAAAGGATCTTTCGATTAATTACAGTTACGCGGAATGCCCCTTTGGCAAAATATTGGTGGCCTCCACTCCAAAAGGAATTTGCTATATTTCATTTTTCGAAAATGAAAAGAGGGTTTTCCAAGAGCTAAAGTCCCTTTTTCCGAATGCAACGTATCACCAAACCGTTGATATGATCCAACAAAATGCTTTATTCATATTCACTCATGATTGGAGTCAATTAGGTAAGATCAAATTACATCTAAAAGGTACGGACTTTCAACTCAAAGTATGGGAAACACTTTTGAAAATCCCGATGGGAAAACTTTCCACCTACGGACAATTAGGAGAACAAATTGGAAATCCTAAAGCGACAAGGGCGATAGGCACCGCAATCGGAAACAACCCGGTTGCTTTCCTTATTCCTTGCCATAGAGTGATCCGTTCTTCCGGGGAGTTCGGAGAATACCATTGGGGAGATTCCCGTAAAGTAGCAATGATCGGTTGGGAAGCAGCCAAGACGGATATGATCAACAGGAACGATCTATGA
- a CDS encoding alpha-ketoglutarate-dependent dioxygenase AlkB family protein has translation MNLFREEADRNLLPYEGFVRYFGPVLAKSSADSYLDVLLKDIPWKNDEAIIFGKHIITKRMVAWYGDADYQYTYSNTTKKALPWTKWLSDLKTLTEEITGTKFNSCLLNLYNNGQEGMAWHSDDEKALGKNSTIASLSFGAERKFYFKHKSTKEQISLLLEHGSLLIMKGETQEFWLHSLPKTKSIQQPRINLTFRTMLY, from the coding sequence ATGAATTTATTCCGAGAAGAAGCGGATAGAAATCTTTTACCTTATGAAGGGTTTGTACGGTATTTCGGTCCAGTTCTTGCTAAATCTTCGGCGGACAGTTACTTGGATGTACTTCTAAAGGACATACCTTGGAAAAATGACGAAGCTATTATATTCGGAAAACATATTATCACCAAAAGAATGGTAGCTTGGTATGGGGACGCGGATTATCAATATACTTATTCCAATACGACTAAGAAGGCACTCCCTTGGACAAAATGGCTTTCGGATCTTAAAACTTTAACGGAAGAGATCACCGGGACCAAATTTAATTCCTGCTTACTCAATCTATACAATAATGGACAAGAAGGAATGGCATGGCATAGCGACGACGAAAAAGCATTAGGAAAAAATTCCACAATCGCTTCCTTGTCGTTCGGAGCGGAAAGGAAATTTTACTTTAAACATAAGTCCACGAAAGAACAAATTTCCTTACTATTGGAACATGGAAGTTTATTGATCATGAAAGGGGAAACCCAGGAATTTTGGCTACACAGTTTGCCTAAAACCAAATCGATCCAACAACCTAGGATCAATTTGACATTTAGAACAATGCTCTATTGA
- a CDS encoding cyclic nucleotide-binding domain-containing protein → MQEGRFFGELAWVTDEHRPATVRATSACEIYTLSKSDFDHSLEKFFGIQIRNRRIGCQFEKITTLISLSYIGFEIT, encoded by the coding sequence TTGCAAGAAGGTCGGTTTTTCGGTGAGTTGGCCTGGGTAACGGACGAGCATAGACCTGCGACAGTTCGAGCTACGAGCGCCTGTGAAATTTATACTTTAAGTAAGTCGGACTTCGATCATTCTCTGGAGAAATTTTTCGGAATTCAGATCCGCAATAGAAGAATCGGTTGCCAATTTGAAAAAATAACAACTCTAATTTCTCTTTCTTACATCGGTTTCGAAATTACTTGA
- a CDS encoding glycoside hydrolase family 15 protein, giving the protein MDKHIYSSGIIGNCSFLAYISKNTEVEWLCWPKFDSSFIFGSLLDRDKGGSFRIVPEDQSANFEQKYEENTNIIRTKVTCPDGIFWVTDFAPRFFEAEIHYKPLMLIRKIEPIEGSPKIKIICDPRDSYGNFLPKASLASNHILFTGLTSELRLTTNISLHYILKNTSFVLNETKYMVLSYGDHPENPSERKIQDLLDRTREYWRNWVKHCSIGEFQQEAVIRSALALKLHQFQDTGAIIAAGTTSLPESPSSGRNWDYRYCWIRDAYYTLSALNGIGHFEEMEHYSHFLENIASTKRERIQPLFSILGEEILEEKILDLEGYLGNKPVRIGNQAFTHIQNDVYGQILLSIMPLYLDARFHKKSKSSSGQSILNLLKHIERTMDEPDAGLWEFRNLQQKHCYTFLFHWAGSAAAEKIGLKLNDKDICDLAASLKERSTLRIEACYDSRRGVYTQAEGTEHLDASLLQLISLGYLKDEPDKAKRHLTVLESELKTKEGLFFRYKHNDDFGPPETAFLVCAFWYVDALACVGRLEEAKEYFLNLLSYTNHLGLFSEDVDPVNGSQWGNFPQAYSHVGLMNSAFRISRKMDIPLFLCP; this is encoded by the coding sequence TTGGATAAACATATATATTCCTCCGGGATCATCGGAAATTGTTCCTTCCTAGCGTATATCTCCAAAAATACGGAAGTAGAATGGTTATGTTGGCCTAAGTTCGATTCCTCTTTTATTTTCGGCTCTCTCTTAGATCGGGACAAAGGAGGGTCCTTCCGTATCGTGCCCGAGGATCAAAGTGCAAATTTCGAACAAAAATACGAAGAAAATACAAATATCATTCGAACAAAGGTTACTTGTCCGGACGGGATTTTTTGGGTAACAGATTTCGCGCCACGTTTTTTCGAGGCTGAAATACATTATAAACCTTTAATGCTTATCAGAAAGATTGAACCTATAGAAGGTTCTCCGAAGATCAAAATAATCTGTGATCCTAGGGATTCGTACGGGAATTTCCTACCGAAAGCCAGTTTGGCCAGCAACCATATACTATTTACCGGTCTAACATCGGAACTCCGACTAACTACAAATATATCACTTCACTATATTCTTAAAAATACATCCTTCGTTTTGAACGAAACCAAATACATGGTATTAAGTTACGGCGATCATCCGGAAAACCCTTCCGAAAGGAAGATCCAGGATTTGCTGGATCGAACCAGAGAATATTGGAGAAATTGGGTAAAACACTGCTCCATAGGCGAATTCCAGCAAGAAGCAGTCATTAGATCTGCTTTAGCTCTGAAACTCCACCAATTCCAGGATACGGGAGCGATCATCGCTGCAGGAACTACAAGCCTTCCCGAATCTCCTTCCAGCGGGAGAAATTGGGATTATCGTTACTGCTGGATCAGGGACGCTTACTATACTCTTAGCGCGTTGAACGGCATAGGCCATTTCGAGGAGATGGAGCATTATTCCCATTTTTTAGAAAATATAGCTTCGACCAAAAGAGAGAGAATACAGCCTTTATTTTCCATTTTAGGCGAGGAAATTTTGGAGGAGAAGATCTTAGATCTGGAAGGTTATCTAGGGAATAAACCGGTTAGGATCGGCAATCAGGCGTTTACACATATCCAAAACGACGTTTATGGACAAATCCTACTTTCTATCATGCCTTTATATTTGGATGCAAGGTTTCATAAAAAAAGTAAATCTTCCTCTGGACAATCCATATTAAATCTTCTTAAACATATAGAACGGACAATGGACGAACCGGATGCCGGTTTATGGGAATTCAGGAATCTTCAACAGAAACACTGTTATACTTTTTTATTCCATTGGGCGGGTAGCGCAGCGGCTGAAAAAATCGGACTTAAATTGAATGATAAGGATATTTGCGACTTAGCAGCTTCCCTTAAGGAAAGATCCACGCTACGTATCGAGGCATGTTATGATAGTAGAAGGGGCGTTTATACGCAAGCGGAAGGTACTGAACATCTGGATGCCAGTCTATTACAATTGATCAGCCTTGGATATCTGAAAGACGAACCGGATAAAGCGAAACGACATTTAACGGTCCTGGAATCGGAATTAAAAACGAAGGAAGGATTATTTTTCCGTTATAAACATAATGACGATTTCGGCCCTCCAGAAACGGCCTTTCTTGTTTGTGCGTTCTGGTACGTGGACGCATTAGCCTGTGTGGGAAGATTAGAAGAAGCAAAAGAATATTTTCTAAATCTTCTATCGTATACAAATCATCTTGGTCTATTCTCAGAAGACGTGGATCCGGTAAACGGATCCCAATGGGGAAATTTTCCCCAAGCATACAGTCATGTCGGACTAATGAATTCCGCATTCAGGATCTCGAGAAAAATGGACATACCTTTATTTTTATGCCCTTAA
- a CDS encoding YdeI/OmpD-associated family protein has translation MITKFFKTGKEFRSWLSKNHKKETELLLGFYKTKSSKKGISYGEAVDQALCFGWIDGIRKNIDEESYSVRFTPRKIGSIWSQVNVKRIQALIQEGLVQESGLQAFHSEKKKTAQYSFEQKKIEFPLVYKKQFQKDMKAWEYFNTQAPYYRRTSIWWVISPKKEETRLKRLDILISDSKSQKRIDAVTWKKKDPKN, from the coding sequence ATGATAACAAAGTTCTTTAAGACCGGAAAGGAATTCCGCTCCTGGCTTTCCAAAAATCATAAAAAAGAGACCGAACTTCTTCTAGGATTTTATAAAACAAAATCCTCTAAAAAAGGAATTTCTTATGGAGAAGCGGTAGACCAAGCATTATGTTTCGGCTGGATAGACGGGATTAGAAAGAATATAGATGAAGAAAGTTATTCTGTCCGATTTACTCCCCGAAAGATAGGAAGTATTTGGAGTCAGGTTAACGTAAAACGTATACAAGCGCTGATACAAGAAGGTTTAGTTCAAGAGTCCGGCCTCCAAGCATTCCATTCCGAAAAGAAAAAAACCGCACAATATTCTTTCGAACAGAAGAAAATAGAATTTCCTTTAGTATATAAAAAACAATTCCAAAAAGATATGAAGGCGTGGGAGTATTTTAATACGCAAGCCCCCTATTACCGGCGAACCTCCATTTGGTGGGTGATCAGCCCCAAAAAGGAAGAAACTAGACTTAAACGGTTGGATATTCTTATTTCCGATTCCAAATCTCAGAAGAGGATAGATGCGGTTACTTGGAAGAAAAAAGATCCTAAAAACTAG